In Bacillus toyonensis BCT-7112, a single window of DNA contains:
- a CDS encoding DUF871 domain-containing protein, which translates to MRRLGISIYPEHSTVEKDKEYVTLASKYGFTRVFTCLLSVDGEKEKIIEEFKETISHANALGFQVLVDISPSVFEQLGISYNDLSFFHELGAYGIRLDVGFSGLEESIMTYNPYGLKIEINMSNGTKYVDNIMSHRPNRENLIGCHNFYPHRYSGLSYDHFITCSKQFKDYGMRTAAFISSFDATYGPWPVTEGLCTLEEHRELPMTTQAKHLFATELIDDVIIANAYASEEELQALGALNKEKQTFDIELYDTTTNLERIIVLEEPHFYRGDVSEYMIRSTQSRVKYKKEEFKPHNTREIKRGDLLIDNEQYGQYKGELQIALKDMVNTGKTNVVGRIIEEEIFLLDYLHAWDKFGFTLKK; encoded by the coding sequence ATGAGACGATTAGGTATTTCTATTTATCCAGAACATTCAACGGTAGAGAAAGATAAGGAATATGTAACATTAGCAAGTAAATACGGATTTACACGTGTGTTCACATGTTTACTATCTGTGGATGGAGAAAAAGAGAAAATTATTGAAGAATTTAAAGAAACGATCTCTCATGCGAATGCATTAGGGTTCCAAGTATTAGTTGATATTAGTCCATCTGTTTTTGAACAATTAGGTATTTCGTATAATGATTTATCATTCTTCCATGAATTAGGTGCGTACGGTATTCGTTTAGATGTTGGTTTCTCAGGATTAGAAGAATCAATTATGACTTATAATCCGTATGGTTTGAAAATTGAGATTAATATGAGCAATGGTACGAAGTATGTAGATAACATTATGAGTCATAGACCAAATCGTGAAAATTTAATTGGCTGTCATAATTTTTATCCGCACCGCTATTCTGGGTTATCATACGATCATTTCATTACATGCTCGAAACAATTTAAAGATTACGGCATGAGAACAGCTGCATTTATTTCATCATTTGATGCAACATACGGACCTTGGCCAGTAACAGAAGGTTTATGTACGTTAGAAGAGCATCGTGAATTACCGATGACAACCCAAGCGAAGCATTTATTTGCGACAGAATTAATTGATGATGTTATTATTGCGAACGCTTATGCATCAGAAGAAGAATTACAAGCACTAGGTGCGTTAAATAAAGAGAAACAAACATTTGATATAGAACTATACGATACAACGACAAATTTAGAAAGAATTATCGTATTAGAAGAACCTCATTTTTATCGCGGGGATGTATCTGAATATATGATTCGTTCTACACAAAGTCGTGTGAAATATAAAAAAGAAGAGTTTAAACCTCATAATACGCGTGAAATTAAGCGTGGCGATCTTTTAATTGATAATGAGCAATATGGCCAGTATAAAGGTGAATTACAAATTGCATTAAAAGATATGGTGAATACAGGAAAAACAAATGTAGTTGGTCGAATTATAGAAGAAGAGATTTTCTTACTAGATTATTTACATGCTTGGGATAAATTCGGATTTACATTAAAGAAATAG
- a CDS encoding PTS lactose/cellobiose transporter subunit IIA — protein MTDMQTPFALILHGGNARSAALEAIAFARQGDFENASEKMELASEEISAAHRIQTDLIQEEARGNHAEISLLLVHAQDHLMNAITVKELAEEFIALHKRVEEKVTV, from the coding sequence ATGACTGATATGCAAACTCCATTTGCGTTAATTTTACATGGTGGCAACGCGAGAAGCGCGGCGCTTGAAGCAATCGCTTTTGCAAGACAAGGAGATTTTGAGAATGCGAGTGAAAAGATGGAACTTGCTAGTGAAGAAATTTCAGCAGCTCATCGTATTCAGACGGATTTAATTCAAGAGGAAGCAAGAGGAAATCATGCAGAAATAAGTTTACTGTTAGTGCATGCACAAGATCATTTAATGAATGCAATTACAGTGAAAGAACTTGCTGAAGAATTTATCGCTCTTCATAAACGTGTGGAAGAGAAAGTGACAGTATAA
- a CDS encoding BglG family transcription antiterminator — MTKVHQRLISILEEFLEEKSMLNRAFLANRLHVSTKTIQKDIKLLNDILEENGAKIESQRGTGYELEIIQTKIFEEFCVSLFQKQTEKIPTSYEERVAYILQRVLTTEGYVKLSQLAEEIYVSKSTVNLIMKDVTDICGRYTLQIEKRPYYGIRIVGEEFNIRSCLSQYGLPRYEHTPFHEQFEQTDTYVSLPHISLIRSIILKYIEGGTIYLSDIEIDNLVIHIAIALKRCQSQHYMTGLHVEQSELIIKKEYTIAKQILGDLEKELKLLFPEEEVLYVTVHLLSTAVTARDRYENVEELLGKDIYAFMQHILFKVAEERNLIFYYDEELLFGFGVHLKTLLNRLKYKLNTRNPLLAEVKKNYPYAFEIAVLVGDIIGEYTGETIPESEIGYIAIHFGGAMSRLQEQNQKKRCLLVCATGQGSAQLLKYKILSQFRDKLEIVGITGYYQLKVEDLYKDKIDCIISTIHIPSGLPVPVIKVNSIFDDKEIKSIGQQLFTHVNNSVQQYIKEDLIFLNRSASTKEEVIQFLCEKAAEKNYVPENFYASVMERENTSPTAVGNLVAIPHPMQLLSEETFLMFCTLDKAVDWGDKKVQLIILFSVKRNNNEDLQRLYDFLYDIMSNQNTIEKLTQAELIEGFQEILLSY; from the coding sequence ATGACAAAGGTGCATCAGCGATTAATTTCTATTTTAGAGGAGTTTTTAGAAGAGAAATCGATGTTAAATCGAGCTTTTTTAGCGAACCGATTACATGTATCAACGAAGACGATTCAAAAAGATATAAAATTATTAAATGATATATTGGAAGAAAACGGAGCGAAAATCGAATCGCAAAGAGGGACTGGATATGAACTAGAAATTATACAAACGAAGATATTTGAAGAGTTTTGTGTGAGTCTATTTCAAAAACAGACGGAAAAGATCCCAACTTCTTATGAAGAAAGAGTTGCGTATATTTTACAACGTGTTTTAACGACAGAAGGATATGTGAAGCTTTCGCAGTTAGCAGAAGAAATTTACGTGAGTAAATCAACTGTAAATTTAATTATGAAAGATGTTACAGATATATGCGGTCGCTATACATTGCAAATTGAAAAGAGACCGTATTATGGTATACGTATTGTGGGAGAGGAATTTAATATTCGTTCTTGTTTATCACAATATGGTTTACCACGTTATGAACATACTCCGTTTCATGAGCAATTTGAGCAGACGGATACATATGTATCGTTACCTCATATATCACTCATTCGTTCAATTATATTAAAGTATATTGAGGGTGGAACAATATATTTATCTGATATAGAAATTGATAATCTAGTTATTCATATTGCAATCGCATTAAAGCGTTGTCAAAGTCAACATTATATGACGGGACTGCATGTGGAGCAATCAGAACTTATAATAAAGAAAGAATATACAATTGCGAAGCAGATTTTAGGAGATTTAGAGAAAGAGTTAAAACTTTTATTTCCAGAAGAAGAAGTATTATATGTGACGGTGCATTTGTTAAGTACTGCTGTTACAGCGAGAGATCGCTATGAAAATGTAGAAGAGCTATTAGGAAAAGATATATATGCATTTATGCAACATATTCTTTTTAAAGTAGCGGAAGAACGGAATCTTATTTTTTATTATGATGAAGAATTATTATTTGGATTTGGTGTTCATTTAAAAACGTTATTAAATCGTTTGAAGTATAAGTTAAATACGAGAAATCCTCTTTTGGCAGAAGTGAAAAAGAATTATCCGTATGCTTTTGAAATTGCGGTTCTCGTTGGAGATATAATTGGTGAATATACGGGTGAAACGATTCCGGAAAGTGAAATTGGTTATATTGCTATTCATTTCGGCGGAGCGATGAGCCGTTTGCAGGAGCAGAATCAAAAGAAAAGATGTTTACTAGTTTGTGCGACTGGTCAAGGGAGTGCACAACTATTAAAATATAAAATTTTATCACAATTTCGAGATAAATTAGAGATTGTAGGTATTACAGGTTATTATCAATTGAAAGTAGAAGACCTTTATAAAGATAAAATAGATTGTATTATTAGTACGATTCATATACCGAGTGGTTTGCCTGTACCAGTTATAAAGGTGAATTCAATATTTGATGATAAAGAGATTAAATCGATTGGTCAGCAATTGTTTACGCATGTGAATAATAGTGTGCAGCAATATATAAAAGAAGATTTAATCTTTTTAAATCGTAGTGCTTCTACGAAAGAAGAAGTTATTCAATTTTTATGTGAGAAAGCCGCTGAGAAAAACTATGTGCCAGAAAATTTTTATGCTTCTGTTATGGAAAGAGAAAATACATCTCCGACAGCGGTTGGGAATTTAGTGGCGATTCCGCATCCGATGCAGTTATTAAGTGAGGAAACATTTTTGATGTTTTGTACACTTGATAAGGCTGTTGATTGGGGAGATAAAAAAGTACAATTGATTATTTTATTTAGTGTGAAGCGCAATAATAATGAAGATTTGCAACGGCTTTATGATTTTTTATATGATATTATGTCTAATCAGAATACGATAGAGAAATTAACTCAGGCTGAATTAATTGAAGGTTTTCAAGAGATTTTATTATCGTATTGA
- a CDS encoding ABC transporter permease, which produces MALSSIFAHKMRSILTMLGIIIGISAIITIISMGDGTNAKFKKELGQGKDTEVTIYYNNPDYGTDSAKITADMLKRLQTVPGVKDVYPDVSMKVKASSGSKDVSLDLRGGTGAFMTDAKIKLVHGRELNDSELKQAIPAVILNEEAFNKLFNGWESNLYTDIKGKPYKVVGVYETKNDFGMAMSEGYTSLENAPVISGVTEYDSVRLILTSPAERKSVEKQAASVLNDMKAPKFEHKFEAQDMGEFTKQLDESIGMMKMVFGGIAAISLLVGGIGVMNIMLVSVTERTREIGIRKALGATRGKVLTQFLIESCILTGLGGFIGFMLGIFFAWIVSIFAGWPLVISKELGLLSVGISMLIGIAFGLLPANKAAKLDPIECLRYE; this is translated from the coding sequence ATGGCCCTTTCCTCTATCTTTGCTCATAAAATGCGTTCTATATTAACAATGCTAGGTATTATTATTGGTATTAGCGCCATTATTACTATCATTTCAATGGGTGATGGTACAAATGCAAAGTTTAAAAAAGAATTAGGCCAAGGAAAAGATACAGAAGTAACGATTTACTACAACAACCCTGATTACGGAACTGATAGTGCCAAAATTACAGCTGATATGTTAAAACGTCTTCAAACTGTGCCAGGCGTTAAAGATGTTTATCCAGATGTAAGTATGAAAGTAAAAGCATCTTCTGGTTCAAAAGATGTCTCTCTTGATTTAAGAGGTGGAACAGGCGCCTTCATGACAGATGCGAAAATAAAATTAGTTCACGGTCGTGAATTAAATGATAGTGAATTAAAGCAAGCGATTCCTGCTGTTATTTTAAATGAAGAAGCTTTCAATAAATTATTTAACGGCTGGGAATCAAATTTATACACTGACATAAAAGGAAAGCCATATAAAGTAGTCGGTGTGTATGAAACGAAAAATGATTTCGGAATGGCTATGTCAGAAGGTTATACATCACTTGAAAACGCTCCTGTAATCTCAGGAGTAACTGAGTATGACTCTGTAAGATTAATATTAACTTCACCAGCAGAACGTAAAAGTGTAGAAAAACAAGCCGCTTCTGTTTTAAACGATATGAAAGCTCCTAAATTTGAGCATAAATTTGAAGCTCAAGATATGGGTGAATTTACGAAGCAACTAGATGAATCAATCGGTATGATGAAAATGGTATTCGGTGGTATCGCTGCTATTTCATTACTTGTTGGTGGTATCGGTGTAATGAACATCATGCTTGTATCTGTAACAGAACGTACACGTGAGATTGGTATTCGTAAAGCACTTGGTGCAACACGCGGTAAAGTATTAACGCAATTCTTAATCGAATCTTGTATTTTAACAGGACTAGGTGGTTTTATCGGATTCATGCTCGGTATTTTCTTCGCTTGGATCGTCTCAATCTTTGCCGGATGGCCACTTGTTATCTCAAAAGAACTTGGACTTCTTTCAGTAGGTATTTCAATGCTAATCGGTATTGCATTCGGACTACTACCAGCTAACAAAGCTGCAAAACTTGATCCAATTGAATGTTTACGATATGAGTAA
- a CDS encoding PTS sugar transporter subunit IIB, which produces MYILLCCAAGMSTSMVVRKMQEEAKKQGKDYKIKAVDSELVKLEIKEADVVLIGPQVKYLFPAVAFLAKSYDIPVAIINQRDYGMCDGLKVLKQAEELVLA; this is translated from the coding sequence ATGTATATTTTATTATGTTGTGCTGCAGGTATGTCAACGAGTATGGTTGTAAGAAAAATGCAAGAAGAGGCGAAGAAACAAGGGAAGGATTATAAAATTAAGGCAGTTGATTCAGAACTTGTGAAGCTTGAAATTAAGGAAGCAGATGTCGTTTTAATTGGTCCGCAAGTGAAATATTTATTTCCGGCCGTAGCGTTTCTTGCAAAGTCATACGATATACCAGTTGCTATTATAAACCAACGAGATTATGGCATGTGTGACGGTTTGAAAGTACTTAAGCAGGCAGAAGAATTAGTTTTAGCGTAA
- the entC gene encoding cell wall-binding protein EntC, with product MELLQNINAPLRKLCNFMFFANTKIMVAIMRSTKTNAMEAIMKKFMGIATAAVFGLGIFTTSAKAETIVTTDVLNVRENPTTESKVVGKLLDGYKVNVLHTENGWSKVKLNSGKEAFISADYTKDTYYVTANVLNVRAGANTDSEILGKLKQDDVIETTHEVQNDWIQFEYNGKTAYVHVPYLTGKAPVKVQPAVKVEKAIKVQDTAKVREAVKAGEVAETQAKAKAEEATKAREVAEAQAEVKAQEAAKAREEAKAQAEAKAQADAEAQAEAKAEEAAKAREEAKAQAAAEVQAAAKAQEAAKAREAAKAQADAEAREAAKAQEAAEARETAKAQEAAKAQKPATQKPVAKETETSTPSSSRELRVVATAYTADPLENGYKAGDQVKSALGHNLTANPNMKLIAVDPSVIPLGSKVWVEGYGVAIAGDTGGAIKGNKIDVLMPDKGTSSNWGRKTVTVKILN from the coding sequence ATGGAATTATTACAGAATATTAATGCCCCGTTACGAAAGCTTTGTAATTTTATGTTTTTCGCAAATACGAAAATAATGGTTGCTATAATGAGGTCAACGAAAACAAATGCAATGGAGGCTATTATGAAAAAATTTATGGGTATAGCAACAGCAGCGGTTTTTGGTCTTGGGATTTTCACAACATCTGCTAAAGCAGAAACAATCGTAACGACTGACGTACTAAACGTACGAGAAAACCCAACTACTGAATCAAAAGTTGTAGGAAAATTATTAGATGGATATAAAGTAAATGTTTTACATACAGAAAACGGATGGTCAAAAGTTAAATTGAATAGCGGTAAAGAAGCTTTCATAAGCGCTGACTATACGAAAGATACTTACTACGTAACAGCAAACGTATTAAACGTACGTGCTGGAGCAAACACAGACTCAGAAATTCTTGGTAAGTTGAAACAAGATGATGTAATCGAAACAACACACGAAGTGCAAAATGACTGGATTCAATTTGAATATAACGGAAAAACAGCTTATGTTCATGTTCCTTACTTAACAGGTAAAGCACCAGTTAAAGTTCAACCAGCAGTTAAAGTTGAAAAAGCAATTAAAGTTCAAGACACAGCTAAAGTTCGTGAAGCAGTTAAAGCTGGTGAAGTAGCTGAAACTCAAGCAAAAGCTAAAGCAGAGGAAGCAACTAAAGCTCGTGAAGTAGCTGAAGCTCAAGCAGAAGTTAAAGCTCAGGAAGCAGCTAAAGCTCGTGAAGAAGCTAAGGCTCAAGCAGAAGCTAAAGCTCAGGCAGATGCTGAAGCTCAAGCAGAAGCTAAAGCAGAGGAAGCAGCTAAAGCTCGTGAAGAAGCTAAAGCTCAGGCAGCAGCTGAAGTTCAAGCAGCGGCTAAGGCTCAAGAAGCAGCTAAAGCTCGTGAAGCGGCTAAAGCTCAAGCAGATGCTGAAGCTCGTGAAGCAGCTAAGGCTCAGGAAGCAGCTGAAGCTCGTGAAACGGCTAAGGCTCAAGAAGCAGCTAAAGCTCAAAAACCAGCCACACAAAAACCTGTTGCAAAAGAAACTGAAACAAGCACACCATCATCTTCTCGTGAGTTAAGAGTTGTAGCAACAGCTTACACAGCAGATCCACTTGAAAATGGTTATAAAGCAGGCGACCAAGTAAAATCAGCTTTAGGTCACAACTTAACAGCAAATCCAAACATGAAACTAATTGCAGTTGATCCAAGTGTCATTCCATTAGGTTCAAAAGTATGGGTTGAAGGTTACGGAGTAGCAATCGCTGGTGATACTGGTGGAGCTATTAAAGGAAATAAAATCGACGTTTTAATGCCAGATAAAGGCACTTCAAGTAACTGGGGACGTAAAACAGTTACAGTGAAAATTTTAAACTAA
- a CDS encoding DUF871 domain-containing protein, which produces MERKLGISLYPEHSTKEKDMAYISAAARHGFSRIFTCLLSVNRPKEEIVAEFKEIINHAKDNNMEVILDVAPAVFDQLGISYSNLSFFAELGADGIRLDVGFDGLTEAKMTNNPYGLKIELNVSNDIAYLENILSHQANKSALIGCHNFYPQKFTGLPYDYFIRCSERFKKHGIRSAAFITSNAANIGPWDINDGLCTLEEHRNLPIEVQAKHLWATGLIDDVIIGNAYASEEELEKLGNLNRYMLQLKVHFVDEVTEVEKKATLQELHVRRGDITEYMVRSTEVRKKYKDYDFPVRESVLQERGQVVIGNNSFGKYKGELQIILKEMPIDERKNIVGTIAEEELFLLDYVGAWTQFTCVE; this is translated from the coding sequence ATGGAGCGTAAATTAGGAATTTCACTTTATCCAGAGCATTCAACGAAAGAAAAAGATATGGCTTATATTTCCGCAGCGGCACGACACGGTTTTTCAAGAATATTTACTTGTTTGTTATCTGTGAATCGTCCAAAAGAAGAAATTGTAGCTGAATTTAAAGAGATTATTAATCACGCAAAAGATAACAATATGGAAGTTATTTTAGATGTAGCTCCAGCTGTGTTTGATCAGCTTGGTATTAGTTATAGCAATCTATCATTTTTCGCAGAATTAGGCGCAGATGGTATTCGTTTAGATGTAGGCTTTGACGGGTTAACGGAAGCGAAAATGACGAATAATCCGTACGGTTTAAAAATTGAGTTAAATGTAAGTAACGATATTGCGTACTTAGAAAATATTCTTTCGCATCAAGCGAATAAATCAGCTTTAATCGGTTGCCATAATTTTTATCCACAAAAGTTTACTGGTCTTCCGTACGATTATTTCATTCGATGTAGTGAACGTTTTAAAAAGCATGGTATTCGCAGTGCGGCCTTTATTACATCAAATGCCGCAAACATCGGTCCATGGGATATTAACGACGGTTTATGTACATTAGAAGAGCATCGTAATTTACCAATTGAAGTACAAGCGAAGCATCTATGGGCAACAGGGCTAATCGATGATGTCATTATCGGAAATGCTTATGCGAGTGAGGAAGAGTTAGAAAAACTAGGAAATTTAAATCGCTATATGTTACAGCTAAAAGTGCACTTTGTAGACGAAGTGACTGAAGTAGAGAAGAAAGCGACGCTGCAAGAATTACACGTAAGACGCGGCGACATAACAGAATATATGGTACGTTCTACAGAAGTGCGTAAAAAGTACAAAGACTATGACTTCCCGGTGCGCGAAAGTGTGCTACAGGAAAGAGGGCAAGTTGTAATTGGTAATAACTCATTCGGAAAGTATAAAGGTGAACTGCAAATCATCTTGAAAGAAATGCCGATAGATGAACGGAAAAACATTGTCGGTACAATTGCGGAAGAGGAGTTATTCTTACTAGATTATGTAGGGGCTTGGACGCAGTTTACTTGTGTGGAATAG
- a CDS encoding ABC transporter ATP-binding protein, whose protein sequence is MINLKGITKSFQNGAESVQILHGIDITLNQGEFTSIMGPSGSGKSTLMNIIGCLDKPTTGAYELAGQNISNMSETELARVRNKEIGFVFQNFMLLPRLTALQNVELPLIYAGVDKKERRERSLAALTKVGLADRATHLPNELSGGQKQRVAVARAIVNNPKFILADEPTGALDTKTSTQIMDLFYELNKQGSTIIMITHDREIGEAAARQIVIRDGNIVQDWRG, encoded by the coding sequence GTGATTAACTTAAAAGGCATCACGAAATCCTTCCAAAATGGTGCAGAGTCCGTTCAAATATTACACGGAATTGACATAACACTAAACCAAGGAGAATTCACTTCTATAATGGGACCTTCTGGTTCTGGTAAATCAACTTTAATGAACATTATCGGTTGCTTAGATAAACCAACGACAGGTGCGTATGAATTAGCGGGACAAAATATTTCAAACATGTCTGAAACCGAACTTGCACGCGTTCGTAATAAAGAGATCGGGTTCGTATTTCAAAACTTCATGTTATTACCGAGACTTACAGCACTTCAAAATGTAGAACTACCTCTTATTTACGCTGGAGTCGATAAAAAAGAAAGACGTGAACGCTCATTAGCCGCTTTAACAAAAGTTGGTTTAGCAGATCGAGCTACTCACTTACCGAACGAATTATCCGGTGGTCAAAAGCAGCGTGTTGCCGTTGCCCGTGCAATTGTAAATAACCCAAAATTCATTTTAGCTGATGAACCAACGGGTGCACTTGATACGAAAACGAGTACACAAATTATGGACCTCTTTTACGAATTAAACAAACAAGGCTCAACAATTATTATGATTACCCATGATCGTGAAATCGGGGAAGCTGCAGCACGTCAAATTGTAATTCGTGACGGAAATATCGTCCAAGATTGGAGAGGTTAA
- a CDS encoding PTS sugar transporter subunit IIC — protein MNGFMSFMEQKIMPTTQKIAGQRHLLAIRNGVISTLPLTIVGSFFVIFLNLPIDAYMEWIAPFRHILDIPFRFTVGLMALYAAFGVGASLANFYQLNQLSAGLLSVLAFLLASVEPIQITKAVPGVIDAGRYISVGTLSATSLFGAIVTALIAVEIYHFMIKHNISIKLPESVPPAVANSFAALIPTLVVILLFWGIRYGLKFDVNTTITYLIAPLKSVLVGNNLFGGLLTVFLIVFFWSFGIHGPAILGPIIRPMWDSAILENMEVFTATGNAHQLPNLFTEQFIQWFVWIGGSGSTLALVIMFMFSKSKFLKELGRLSFVPGLFNINEPIIFGAPIVMNPILIIPFVITPLVTTTVSYFAVVSGMIPLMMAKLPFTMLAPIAAVISTDWTIMAGVLVIINFVISFIIYYPFFKMYEKQQIAGEEKTECSEQLSS, from the coding sequence ATGAATGGGTTTATGAGTTTTATGGAACAGAAGATTATGCCAACAACGCAAAAGATTGCAGGACAGCGACATTTATTAGCAATTCGAAACGGGGTTATTTCTACATTACCATTAACGATCGTCGGATCATTTTTCGTTATCTTTTTAAACTTACCAATTGATGCATATATGGAGTGGATTGCACCGTTTCGTCATATTTTAGATATTCCATTCCGATTTACAGTAGGCTTAATGGCATTATACGCAGCTTTTGGGGTAGGGGCTTCGCTCGCTAATTTTTATCAGCTCAATCAATTAAGCGCAGGGTTACTCTCTGTACTCGCCTTTTTATTAGCATCAGTTGAACCAATTCAAATTACGAAAGCTGTACCAGGTGTTATTGATGCGGGTAGATACATTTCAGTAGGAACATTAAGTGCCACGTCTTTATTCGGCGCAATTGTTACTGCATTAATTGCAGTAGAAATTTATCATTTTATGATTAAGCATAATATTTCGATTAAATTACCAGAAAGTGTACCACCAGCAGTTGCAAACTCGTTTGCAGCATTAATTCCAACTTTAGTTGTTATTCTTTTATTCTGGGGTATTCGTTACGGTTTAAAATTTGATGTAAATACAACAATCACATATTTAATTGCACCATTAAAGTCAGTATTAGTAGGAAACAATTTATTCGGCGGTCTATTAACAGTATTTTTAATCGTGTTCTTCTGGTCATTCGGTATTCATGGCCCAGCGATTTTAGGACCAATCATTCGTCCGATGTGGGATTCAGCAATTCTTGAAAATATGGAAGTGTTCACGGCTACAGGAAATGCACATCAGTTACCAAACTTATTTACAGAGCAATTTATTCAATGGTTCGTATGGATTGGTGGGTCGGGTTCAACGTTAGCTTTAGTCATTATGTTTATGTTCTCTAAATCTAAGTTCTTAAAAGAGTTAGGTAGATTATCATTCGTGCCAGGTTTATTCAATATTAACGAGCCAATTATTTTCGGGGCACCGATTGTAATGAACCCAATCTTAATTATTCCGTTCGTTATTACACCGTTAGTTACAACGACGGTATCATATTTCGCAGTTGTTTCAGGTATGATTCCACTTATGATGGCGAAGTTGCCATTTACGATGTTAGCGCCAATTGCAGCAGTGATTAGTACGGACTGGACAATTATGGCTGGCGTACTTGTAATTATTAACTTTGTAATCTCATTTATTATTTACTATCCATTCTTCAAAATGTATGAGAAACAACAAATAGCAGGAGAGGAGAAAACAGAATGCTCGGAGCAATTATCATCTTAA
- a CDS encoding MFS transporter: MGEAILVKREPLWTKEFVALIFANLCMFLGFQMLIPTLPVYVKEIGGTSSNIGLVVGMFTVAALFVRPLTGNALQKFNKKIILMIGTAICLLAMGSYLFASTIFLLLAVRILHGAGFGITTTTYGTVVSDLIPAARRGEGMGYFGLSGTIAMALGPLIGLWLMQAYNFNVLFLCALSCTIVSLILTKLLQIQKTKQPPKQSSGTFLDGFIERKALLPSLLILCITLMYGGIGSFITLFATEVGIADISLFFLCNALAIAVTRPFSGKLYDAKGHTFVIIPGVIITFAGIILLSYTTTIPSLIIAAACYGSGFGAIQPALQAWMIDRVAPHRRGVATATFFSAFDLGIGAGAIIFGFIAHFTNYATVYRYSSLLLIAFLFIYITSIRKQKHGDKNTEKAAG; encoded by the coding sequence ATGGGAGAGGCAATACTCGTAAAACGAGAACCGTTATGGACAAAAGAGTTTGTTGCTTTAATTTTTGCAAACTTATGTATGTTTTTAGGGTTTCAAATGTTAATTCCAACTTTACCTGTTTATGTGAAAGAAATCGGTGGCACAAGTTCAAATATCGGATTGGTCGTCGGTATGTTTACCGTTGCGGCACTTTTTGTTAGACCGCTAACTGGAAACGCCTTACAGAAATTTAATAAAAAAATCATTTTAATGATCGGTACTGCTATTTGTTTACTCGCTATGGGCAGTTACCTTTTCGCCTCTACCATTTTTCTCTTGCTTGCCGTTCGTATTTTACACGGAGCTGGCTTCGGTATTACAACGACTACATATGGAACTGTCGTTTCTGATTTAATTCCAGCAGCTCGCCGCGGAGAAGGCATGGGATATTTCGGACTTTCTGGAACCATTGCAATGGCTCTCGGCCCACTAATCGGACTATGGCTTATGCAAGCATATAATTTCAACGTTCTTTTTTTATGTGCACTTTCATGCACAATCGTTTCATTAATTTTAACGAAACTACTTCAAATCCAAAAAACGAAACAACCACCAAAACAATCATCTGGTACTTTTCTCGATGGATTTATTGAGCGCAAAGCTTTACTTCCTTCATTATTAATATTATGTATTACATTAATGTACGGAGGAATCGGCAGCTTTATCACACTATTTGCTACCGAAGTTGGCATTGCTGATATTAGTCTCTTCTTTTTATGTAACGCGCTAGCAATCGCTGTAACTCGTCCATTTTCCGGAAAGTTATATGATGCGAAAGGCCATACATTCGTCATCATTCCAGGGGTTATTATAACGTTCGCAGGTATTATTTTATTGTCGTATACAACGACAATTCCGAGCTTAATTATTGCGGCAGCCTGTTACGGAAGTGGTTTCGGAGCGATTCAGCCTGCGCTACAAGCATGGATGATCGACCGAGTAGCACCGCACCGACGAGGAGTCGCAACAGCTACATTCTTCTCAGCATTTGACCTTGGAATTGGTGCGGGAGCGATTATTTTCGGATTCATTGCACATTTTACAAACTATGCGACTGTATATCGTTATTCTTCCCTATTACTTATTGCTTTTCTGTTCATTTACATTACAAGTATAAGAAAACAAAAGCACGGAGATAAAAATACAGAAAAAGCTGCTGGATAA